In Necator americanus strain Aroian chromosome IV, whole genome shotgun sequence, the following proteins share a genomic window:
- a CDS encoding hypothetical protein (NECATOR_CHRIV.G15637.T2), whose translation MIDTDEITIVDDEGEDEIGMVEAAEDFDALANESAVYLIVALNIAVAGFLVKCLLWLIKYINSSSTTIMNWPCNKLSNNTIHSLREGSHQIQMEERHSSANGAVLHDIV comes from the exons ATGATTGACACGGATGAAATCACCATCGTTGACGATGAAGGAGAAGACGAAATTGGTATGGTTGAAGCCGCTGAAGATTTCGATGCTTTAGCCAACGAGTCTGCTGTATATCTGATTGTCGCATTGAATATTGCTGTAGCAGGGTTCCTAGTTAAATGTTTACTGTGGTTAATAAAG TATATAAATAGTAGTAGCACTACTATCATGAATTGGCCTTGCAATAAGCTGTCGAACAATACTATTCATTCTCTCAGAGAAGGTAGCCATCAAATTCAAATGGAAGAAAGACATTCCTCAGCCAATGGAGCTGTTCTTCATG acaTTGTTTGA
- a CDS encoding hypothetical protein (NECATOR_CHRIV.G15637.T3), translated as MIDTDEITIVDDEGEDEIGMVEAAEDFDALANESAVYLIVALNIAVAGFLVKCLLWLIKYINSSSTTIMNWPCNKLSNNTIHSLREGSHQIQMEERHSSANGAVLHENQATAICSSPSAPVKEK; from the exons ATGATTGACACGGATGAAATCACCATCGTTGACGATGAAGGAGAAGACGAAATTGGTATGGTTGAAGCCGCTGAAGATTTCGATGCTTTAGCCAACGAGTCTGCTGTATATCTGATTGTCGCATTGAATATTGCTGTAGCAGGGTTCCTAGTTAAATGTTTACTGTGGTTAATAAAG TATATAAATAGTAGTAGCACTACTATCATGAATTGGCCTTGCAATAAGCTGTCGAACAATACTATTCATTCTCTCAGAGAAGGTAGCCATCAAATTCAAATGGAAGAAAGACATTCCTCAGCCAATGGAGCTGTTCTTCATG AAAACCAAGCAACTGCCATTTGCTCCTCTCCATCTGCTCCGGTTAAGGAGAAGTGA
- a CDS encoding hypothetical protein (NECATOR_CHRIV.G15637.T1) — MMRILFRDPKFILPVLPFFPKSCYAGSGMIDTDEITIVDDEGEDEIGMVEAAEDFDALANESAVYLIVALNIAVAGFLVKCLLWLIKYINSSSTTIMNWPCNKLSNNTIHSLREGSHQIQMEERHSSANGAVLHENQATAICSSPSAPVKEK; from the exons ATGATGAGGATCTTGTTTCGTGATCCGAAATTCATTCTGCCGGTTTTGCCCTTTTTTCCGAAGTCTTGTTACGCTGGTTCTGGAATGATTGACACGGATGAAATCACCATCGTTGACGATGAAGGAGAAGACGAAATTGGTATGGTTGAAGCCGCTGAAGATTTCGATGCTTTAGCCAACGAGTCTGCTGTATATCTGATTGTCGCATTGAATATTGCTGTAGCAGGGTTCCTAGTTAAATGTTTACTGTGGTTAATAAAG TATATAAATAGTAGTAGCACTACTATCATGAATTGGCCTTGCAATAAGCTGTCGAACAATACTATTCATTCTCTCAGAGAAGGTAGCCATCAAATTCAAATGGAAGAAAGACATTCCTCAGCCAATGGAGCTGTTCTTCATG AAAACCAAGCAACTGCCATTTGCTCCTCTCCATCTGCTCCGGTTAAGGAGAAGTGA